A stretch of the Longimicrobium sp. genome encodes the following:
- a CDS encoding tetratricopeptide repeat protein translates to MPMKLGPSPLAAAILALGAFAAAGAALGGKAAPRDVMAAESLAGLYPSAEAQAGETEKAIAFYNLRLEADPRSASDQANLAGLYLQRSRETGEFGDVLRAEELARASLKLRSRSNPKAFRQLAASLLAQHRFGEAMTIARELVRIWPEDPAHRALLGELQMEVGDYAAAEVTFGTIRQHADNLAVAPRLARWAELHGRPDEARVIFAGALRQALYRTDFTGEQVAWYYLRLGDVELRAGDVDAAESAFRSGLVIAPGDYRLLSAMARLELARGRYAKAAELGEQATATVLDPATLGIVSEAYALQGDRERADEYAGAMKVAVQGQAAGIHREWGLFLLDHGGDVAMVTERARAELAERRDVYGHDLMAWALFRAGRPAEARAQIKQALRLGTRDPLLFFHAGMIERAAGDDEAARRHLRQALELNPRFHPRHAATARAVLDSIPGGGRLRLPW, encoded by the coding sequence ATGCCCATGAAGCTCGGTCCCTCGCCCCTCGCCGCCGCCATCCTGGCGCTCGGCGCATTTGCCGCCGCCGGCGCCGCCCTGGGCGGCAAGGCCGCGCCGCGCGACGTGATGGCGGCCGAGTCGCTGGCCGGGCTGTACCCGTCGGCCGAAGCGCAGGCGGGGGAGACCGAGAAGGCGATCGCGTTCTACAACCTGCGCCTGGAAGCCGACCCGCGGAGCGCGTCGGACCAGGCCAACCTGGCCGGGCTGTACCTGCAGCGCTCGCGCGAAACGGGCGAGTTCGGCGACGTCCTGCGGGCCGAGGAGCTCGCCCGCGCCTCGCTGAAGCTGCGCAGCCGCTCCAACCCCAAGGCCTTCCGGCAGCTGGCCGCCAGCCTGCTGGCGCAGCACCGCTTCGGCGAGGCGATGACGATCGCCCGCGAGCTGGTGCGCATCTGGCCCGAAGACCCGGCCCACCGCGCGCTCCTGGGCGAGCTGCAGATGGAGGTGGGCGACTACGCGGCGGCCGAGGTCACCTTCGGCACCATCCGCCAGCACGCCGACAACCTGGCCGTGGCGCCGCGCCTGGCCCGCTGGGCCGAGCTGCACGGCCGCCCCGACGAGGCGCGCGTCATCTTCGCCGGCGCGCTGCGGCAGGCGCTGTACCGCACCGACTTCACCGGCGAGCAGGTGGCCTGGTACTACCTGCGCCTGGGCGACGTGGAGCTTCGCGCGGGCGACGTGGACGCGGCCGAGAGCGCCTTCCGCTCGGGGCTGGTGATTGCCCCCGGCGACTACCGGCTGCTTTCCGCCATGGCGCGGCTGGAGCTGGCGCGCGGCCGATACGCGAAGGCGGCGGAGCTGGGCGAGCAGGCGACGGCGACCGTGCTGGACCCGGCCACCCTTGGAATCGTCAGCGAGGCGTACGCGCTGCAGGGCGACCGCGAGCGGGCCGACGAGTACGCGGGGGCCATGAAGGTGGCCGTGCAGGGGCAGGCCGCCGGCATTCACCGCGAGTGGGGCCTCTTCCTGCTGGACCACGGCGGCGACGTGGCGATGGTGACGGAGCGCGCCCGGGCCGAGCTGGCCGAGCGGCGCGACGTGTACGGGCACGACCTGATGGCGTGGGCGCTGTTCCGCGCGGGCCGCCCCGCCGAGGCGCGGGCGCAGATCAAGCAGGCGCTGCGGCTGGGCACGCGCGATCCCCTGCTCTTCTTTCACGCGGGGATGATCGAGCGCGCCGCGGGCGATGACGAGGCCGCGCGCCGGCACCTGCGCCAGGCGCTGGAGCTGAACCCGCGCTTCCACCCGCGCCACGCGGCCACCGCACGTGCCGTGCTCGATTCCATTCCGGGCGGCGGGCGCCTGCGCCTGCCCTGGTGA
- a CDS encoding HupE/UreJ family protein has protein sequence MSDFLAFAQLGFRHITDPNGLDHVLFLLVLAAIYRPADWRPALWVVTAFTVGHSITLALAVTGLLALPTPLIEFLIPVTIVATAIENLVQRDRQDGWRMRARPVFAGVFGLVHGAGFANYLRSLFMDDLAVPLVGFNVGLEIGQVLVLAGAFAAFAALDRLIGLVKLPARAPAPVRLRVIAVSSAVAVVACAWAVERSPW, from the coding sequence ATGAGCGACTTCCTGGCGTTTGCGCAGCTCGGGTTCCGGCACATCACCGACCCCAACGGGCTGGACCACGTGCTGTTCCTGCTGGTGCTGGCGGCCATCTACCGCCCGGCGGACTGGCGCCCGGCGCTGTGGGTGGTGACGGCCTTCACCGTGGGCCACTCCATCACGCTGGCCCTGGCCGTCACCGGGCTGCTCGCCCTGCCCACGCCACTGATCGAGTTCCTGATCCCCGTCACCATCGTGGCGACGGCCATCGAGAACCTGGTGCAGCGCGACCGGCAGGACGGCTGGCGGATGCGCGCCCGGCCCGTGTTCGCGGGGGTGTTCGGCCTGGTGCACGGCGCCGGGTTCGCCAACTACCTGCGCAGCCTGTTCATGGATGACCTTGCCGTGCCGCTGGTGGGCTTCAACGTGGGGCTGGAGATCGGCCAGGTACTCGTACTGGCCGGCGCGTTCGCGGCCTTCGCCGCGCTCGACCGCCTGATCGGGCTGGTGAAGCTTCCCGCCCGCGCGCCGGCCCCGGTGCGGCTTCGCGTGATCGCGGTTTCGTCCGCGGTGGCCGTGGTGGCCTGCGCCTGGGCGGTGGAGCGCAGCCCGTGGTAA
- a CDS encoding DUF6702 family protein produces the protein MVTRRWLCLLLVGATALVAGAARPAAHPLHTTLTELKAGADGAVQVQMRVFADDYGRAVATARGATLNERERVYVGSSFVLRERNGRAVRFQWCGTRYQGEVVWVCLRGAAASGVRGGQVRNAMLFNLYQDQVNVVRAQYAGRARSLLFTPGDGARPLP, from the coding sequence GTGGTAACTCGCCGCTGGCTCTGCCTGCTCCTGGTGGGGGCGACGGCGCTGGTGGCGGGCGCGGCGCGGCCGGCCGCGCATCCGCTGCACACCACGCTGACGGAGCTGAAGGCCGGCGCGGACGGGGCGGTGCAGGTGCAGATGCGCGTCTTTGCCGACGACTACGGGCGCGCGGTCGCCACGGCACGGGGGGCCACGCTCAACGAGCGCGAACGCGTGTACGTGGGCTCATCGTTCGTGCTGCGCGAGCGGAACGGGCGCGCGGTGCGATTCCAATGGTGCGGTACGCGGTACCAGGGCGAGGTGGTGTGGGTGTGCCTTCGCGGCGCCGCGGCCAGCGGGGTGCGCGGCGGGCAGGTGCGCAACGCCATGCTCTTCAACCTGTACCAGGACCAGGTGAACGTGGTGCGGGCGCAGTACGCCGGACGCGCGCGCAGCCTTCTCTTTACCCCCGGCGACGGCGCGCGGCCTCTGCCGTAA
- a CDS encoding DUF4331 family protein — MTLAKTRGRLGAAAVLTAAALAGVALMAREGTSSDHVDTAEVELSPQLDINDVYVFPGSTDGRIVLVMDVASPINALGRSITRFDPNALYQFKIDNNNDATEDLVLQFLFDEMSDGTHRVNVLGPAAPAGTSLGMRNRLLGGPLSAGNAFNTTFTTPNGMTVFTGPRNDPFYIDLEQFLQILPDRRPATFLTEVATDNKMPSAFCGAAAPFDTTCTPKDALLGANTLSIVVEMPESMLGVAAGNDAKLGIWATIGR, encoded by the coding sequence ATGACACTGGCGAAAACGCGGGGCCGACTGGGTGCGGCCGCCGTACTGACCGCCGCCGCTCTGGCGGGCGTGGCCCTGATGGCCCGCGAAGGCACCAGCTCCGACCACGTCGACACCGCCGAGGTGGAACTGAGCCCGCAGCTCGACATCAACGACGTGTACGTGTTCCCCGGCAGCACCGACGGCCGGATCGTGCTGGTGATGGACGTGGCCTCGCCCATCAACGCGCTGGGCCGCAGCATCACCCGCTTCGATCCCAACGCGCTGTACCAGTTCAAGATCGACAACAACAACGACGCCACCGAAGACCTGGTGCTGCAGTTCCTGTTCGACGAGATGAGCGACGGAACCCACCGCGTGAACGTGCTGGGGCCCGCGGCTCCGGCGGGCACGAGCCTGGGGATGAGAAACCGCCTGTTGGGCGGTCCGCTGTCGGCGGGCAACGCCTTCAACACCACGTTCACCACGCCCAACGGCATGACGGTGTTCACGGGGCCGCGCAACGATCCCTTCTACATCGACCTCGAGCAGTTCCTGCAGATCCTGCCGGACCGCCGCCCCGCCACCTTCCTGACCGAAGTGGCGACGGACAACAAGATGCCGTCGGCCTTCTGCGGCGCCGCCGCGCCGTTCGACACCACCTGCACGCCCAAGGACGCGCTGCTGGGCGCCAACACCCTGTCGATCGTGGTAGAGATGCCAGAGTCGATGCTGGGCGTGGCGGCGGGGAACGACGCCAAGCTGGGTATCTGGGCCACCATCGGCCGCTGA
- a CDS encoding HAD family phosphatase → MDAVIFDMDGVISDTQRLHSEVESELLRGWGIAIGPGDLTRRYAGMADRDFLPAVLGRPVDAGEFARWTRDKWGTMAERAPGRIVPMDGALELIALLGARGVPIAVASSSPMSFIDQVLSELGVGDAFAARATGEEVPRGKPAPDVFLLAARRLGVAPERCTVIEDAVAGMTAARAAGMRCVALVDDPTRPLPADVAVRSLREAVAEPERVLGLG, encoded by the coding sequence ATGGATGCCGTGATCTTCGACATGGACGGGGTGATCTCCGACACGCAGCGCCTTCACTCGGAGGTGGAATCCGAGCTGCTGCGCGGGTGGGGGATCGCGATCGGCCCCGGCGACCTGACGCGCCGGTACGCCGGCATGGCCGACCGCGATTTTCTTCCCGCGGTGCTGGGCCGGCCGGTGGACGCCGGCGAGTTCGCCCGGTGGACGCGGGACAAGTGGGGGACGATGGCGGAGCGCGCCCCCGGGCGGATCGTGCCGATGGACGGGGCGCTCGAGCTGATCGCGCTGCTCGGCGCGCGCGGCGTGCCCATCGCGGTCGCCTCCAGCTCGCCGATGTCGTTCATCGACCAGGTGCTCTCCGAGCTGGGCGTGGGCGATGCGTTCGCCGCGCGGGCGACGGGCGAGGAGGTGCCGCGCGGAAAGCCGGCGCCGGACGTGTTCCTGCTCGCGGCCCGGCGGCTGGGCGTGGCGCCGGAACGCTGCACGGTCATCGAGGACGCCGTGGCGGGGATGACGGCGGCGCGCGCTGCGGGAATGCGCTGCGTGGCCCTGGTGGACGACCCCACCCGCCCCCTTCCCGCCGACGTCGCGGTGCGCTCCCTGCGCGAGGCGGTCGCCGAGCCCGAACGGGTACTGGGCCTGGGCTGA
- a CDS encoding 3-hydroxyacyl-CoA dehydrogenase NAD-binding domain-containing protein: MATMLDEPTQTASAVRMDIADGLAVIRLNDPSRPVNVISAGLLAEMTAILERLEDGEAGVRAAVIISEKKGTWIAGADIEEFKHFITPADAEAASRAGQEMLNRLERLDIPVVAAIDGAALGGGLETALACSYRIATDSPKTKLGLPEVQLGIIPGAGGTQRLPRLIGLRAALDLMLTGKQLDGRRAMKTGIVDEVVPAPVLLSVASRVALELADRTRQAKAGRATGSPERLENLLPMRRLIFSKARQGVMDKTKGLYPAPLRLLRVVERGIDKPIEQGFALEAQAFGELAVTPEARSLVHVFFTSTAAKNDPGLQSQAKPKHVDQIAVVGAGFMGAGIAAASAESGIRVRLKDVKLEAAAKGLKTARQSLKKRAERKRMKKYEVTKLLDRVQPTTEYTGFAASDLIVEAVFEDLELKHRVIREIEAATRGGIVLGSNTSTIPIARLAEAASRPDHVIGLHFFSPVEKMPLVEIITHAGTADWVTATAHAYAKKIGKTPIVVNDAPGFYVNRILSPYMAETALLLQEGVRMEELDEAMTEWGFPVGPVTLYDEVGLDVAQKAGKIMAAAFATRMTPSDLIDRMVAGGRLGRKNAKGFYRYDGDGKKGGPDESAYAVFGTPPKKTMPAEEIQERLGLAMVNEAVRTLEEGVLRSARDGDVGAVFGIGFPPFRGGPFWFVDTTGAAEVLRRLRALEQRFGGRFAPARMLEEMAADGRRFFPEGA, translated from the coding sequence ATGGCGACCATGCTGGACGAACCGACGCAGACCGCTTCCGCCGTGCGGATGGACATCGCCGACGGCTTGGCCGTGATCCGCCTGAACGATCCCAGCCGCCCCGTCAACGTCATCTCCGCCGGCCTGCTGGCCGAGATGACCGCGATCCTGGAGCGGCTGGAAGACGGCGAGGCCGGCGTGCGCGCCGCCGTCATCATCTCCGAAAAGAAGGGCACCTGGATCGCGGGCGCCGACATCGAGGAGTTCAAGCACTTCATCACCCCCGCCGACGCCGAGGCCGCCAGCCGCGCCGGGCAGGAGATGCTCAACCGCCTGGAGCGCCTGGACATCCCCGTCGTCGCGGCCATCGACGGCGCGGCGCTGGGCGGCGGGCTGGAAACGGCGCTGGCCTGCTCGTACCGCATCGCCACCGACAGCCCCAAGACCAAGCTGGGCCTTCCCGAGGTGCAGCTGGGCATCATCCCCGGCGCGGGGGGCACGCAGCGCCTTCCCCGCCTGATCGGCCTGCGCGCCGCGCTGGACCTGATGCTCACGGGCAAGCAGCTCGACGGCCGCCGGGCGATGAAGACGGGCATCGTAGACGAGGTGGTCCCCGCGCCGGTGCTGCTGAGCGTGGCGAGCCGCGTGGCGCTCGAGCTCGCGGACCGCACGCGCCAGGCGAAGGCGGGCCGGGCGACGGGCTCGCCCGAGCGGCTGGAGAACCTGCTCCCCATGCGCCGGCTGATCTTCAGCAAGGCGAGGCAGGGGGTGATGGACAAGACCAAGGGGCTCTATCCCGCGCCGCTGCGCCTCCTCCGCGTCGTGGAGCGGGGGATCGACAAGCCGATCGAGCAGGGCTTCGCGCTCGAGGCGCAGGCGTTCGGCGAGCTGGCGGTGACCCCCGAGGCCCGCTCGCTGGTCCACGTTTTCTTCACCAGCACCGCGGCCAAGAACGATCCAGGGTTGCAGAGCCAGGCCAAGCCGAAGCACGTGGACCAGATCGCCGTCGTGGGCGCGGGGTTCATGGGCGCGGGCATCGCCGCGGCTTCGGCCGAGTCGGGAATCCGCGTGCGGCTGAAGGACGTGAAGCTCGAGGCCGCCGCCAAGGGGCTCAAGACCGCGCGCCAGAGCCTGAAGAAGCGGGCCGAGCGCAAGCGAATGAAGAAGTACGAGGTCACCAAGCTGCTGGACCGCGTACAGCCGACGACGGAGTACACGGGGTTCGCCGCGTCGGACCTGATCGTCGAGGCCGTGTTCGAAGACCTGGAGCTGAAGCACCGGGTGATCCGCGAGATCGAGGCGGCCACGCGCGGGGGCATCGTCCTGGGCTCCAACACCTCCACCATCCCCATCGCCCGCCTGGCCGAGGCGGCGTCGCGGCCTGACCACGTGATCGGCCTTCACTTCTTTTCCCCGGTGGAAAAGATGCCGCTGGTGGAGATCATCACCCACGCCGGCACCGCCGACTGGGTGACGGCCACGGCGCACGCGTACGCCAAGAAGATCGGCAAGACGCCCATCGTGGTGAACGACGCCCCCGGCTTCTACGTCAACCGCATCCTGTCGCCCTACATGGCCGAGACCGCGCTGCTGCTGCAGGAGGGCGTGCGGATGGAAGAGCTGGACGAGGCGATGACGGAGTGGGGCTTTCCCGTGGGACCGGTGACGCTGTACGACGAGGTGGGGCTGGACGTGGCGCAAAAGGCGGGAAAGATCATGGCCGCGGCCTTCGCCACCCGCATGACGCCCAGCGACCTGATCGACCGCATGGTGGCCGGCGGGCGGCTCGGGCGAAAGAATGCAAAGGGCTTCTACCGCTACGACGGGGACGGCAAGAAGGGCGGCCCCGACGAGAGCGCGTACGCCGTGTTCGGCACCCCGCCCAAGAAGACGATGCCGGCCGAGGAGATCCAGGAGCGGCTGGGGCTGGCGATGGTGAACGAGGCCGTGCGGACGCTGGAAGAGGGGGTGCTGCGCAGCGCCCGCGACGGCGACGTGGGGGCGGTCTTCGGCATCGGCTTCCCGCCGTTCCGCGGCGGGCCGTTCTGGTTCGTCGACACCACGGGCGCGGCCGAGGTGCTGCGCCGCCTGCGTGCGCTGGAGCAGCGCTTCGGCGGGCGGTTCGCGCCGGCGCGGATGCTGGAGGAGATGGCGGCGGACGGGCGGCGCTTCTTTCCCGAGGGCGCCTGA
- a CDS encoding DUF4331 family protein — translation MWKMKTAGALAFALAAALSAGACSEDATRTIVEVQKKDTVTVTVTVRDTVRIGTANLVFDQIERLGNPLVSEVFVEKREHDFFNTTNPNTDVANFRDDLQRFVTGVAGRDAAYANAVATALTPDMLTVFPNRAAGVTAANADASALVGWLTYALSPGTGYGGRKLDNDDAVDKGLSVIFGTALGNNSNVSPGLSTDNVPDNQTDPDVFPYVAAAN, via the coding sequence ATGTGGAAGATGAAAACGGCGGGCGCCCTGGCGTTCGCCCTGGCGGCGGCCCTGAGCGCCGGCGCCTGCAGCGAGGACGCGACACGCACGATCGTAGAGGTGCAGAAGAAGGACACGGTCACCGTCACCGTAACGGTGCGCGACACGGTCCGCATCGGCACCGCCAACCTGGTGTTCGACCAGATCGAGCGCCTGGGCAACCCCCTGGTGAGCGAGGTGTTCGTCGAGAAGCGTGAGCACGACTTCTTCAACACCACCAATCCCAACACGGACGTGGCCAACTTCCGCGACGACCTCCAGCGGTTCGTCACCGGCGTGGCCGGGCGCGACGCGGCCTACGCGAACGCGGTGGCCACGGCGCTGACGCCCGACATGCTGACGGTGTTCCCCAACCGCGCGGCCGGCGTGACGGCGGCCAACGCCGACGCCTCGGCGCTGGTGGGCTGGCTGACCTATGCGCTGTCGCCCGGAACGGGCTACGGCGGCCGCAAGCTCGACAACGACGACGCGGTCGACAAGGGCCTTTCGGTGATCTTCGGCACGGCGCTGGGCAACAACAGCAACGTCAGCCCGGGCCTGAGCACCGACAACGTACCCGACAACCAGACGGACCCCGACGTCTTCCCGTACGTCGCGGCGGCCAACTGA
- a CDS encoding glucose 1-dehydrogenase, with product MRGVSELFDLTGRVALVTGGGRGLGEQIARGLAQAGAAVAVGSRKREACAEVAGELAGEYGARTLALRLDVASEDEVRAAFDQAEAELGPVDLLVNNAGTTWGAPAAEMTVDAWRKVMEVNATGTFLCSRELGRRLIARGAPGAILNVASIAGMKGSPPEIMDAAGYSASKGAVIALTRDLAVKWARHGIRVNAVAPGFFPTKMTEHVLAHAEKALSRLVPLGRVGGDDELLGAALFLLSPAASYVTGQVLAVDGGMSAM from the coding sequence ATGCGCGGCGTCAGCGAGCTGTTCGACCTGACGGGGCGCGTGGCGCTGGTCACCGGCGGCGGGCGCGGGCTGGGCGAGCAGATCGCACGCGGGCTGGCGCAGGCGGGCGCCGCGGTGGCGGTGGGCTCGCGCAAGCGCGAGGCGTGCGCGGAGGTGGCCGGCGAGCTGGCGGGGGAGTACGGCGCGCGGACGCTGGCACTGCGATTGGACGTGGCGTCCGAGGACGAGGTGCGGGCCGCGTTCGACCAGGCGGAGGCGGAGCTAGGCCCCGTGGACCTGCTGGTGAACAACGCCGGCACCACGTGGGGCGCGCCCGCCGCGGAGATGACGGTGGACGCCTGGCGCAAGGTGATGGAGGTGAACGCCACGGGCACCTTCCTCTGCTCGCGCGAGCTGGGGCGCCGGCTGATCGCCCGGGGCGCGCCGGGCGCCATCCTGAACGTGGCGTCCATCGCGGGGATGAAGGGAAGCCCGCCGGAAATCATGGACGCGGCGGGATACAGCGCGTCGAAGGGCGCGGTGATCGCGCTGACGCGCGACCTGGCGGTGAAGTGGGCGCGCCACGGCATTCGGGTGAACGCGGTGGCACCGGGCTTCTTTCCCACGAAGATGACGGAGCACGTGCTGGCCCACGCCGAAAAGGCCCTGTCGCGCCTGGTGCCGCTGGGCCGCGTGGGCGGTGATGACGAGCTGCTGGGCGCGGCGCTCTTCCTGCTCTCTCCCGCGGCGAGCTACGTCACGGGCCAGGTCCTGGCCGTAGACGGCGGCATGTCGGCGATGTAG